The DNA sequence TGGTTAAAAAGTAAAAAATTCACCACAAGCTAACTGTCAACAAAAAGTAATTCTCCATCAGGGAGTTGAACCCTGGTCTACCGCGAACAGAACCGGATAATTCCAATTACTGAGAAGCGGTTATACTAACCGTTATACTAATGAAGATTCCATTTTGAATGGTTGAATTTCATAAATACATCAAGCAACGTGAACGGTTGAACTGAGTAAAAATCGTTTTGCCTATCCATCCTTCGCCCTGCGTCTCCCAGATTCCATCTCGAGACTTTAGACTTGCAGTGTTTGAAATGGAAGGTTTGCCAAAAGGATAGGATTGCTTAATCAATACAAGCAACTATTTGCAATAGAGACAGAAGAAAACCGATGTTCCAGATTCCTCCAGGTGAATAAATGCATATCATGCTAGTTAagaccaaaaaaaaatgcaATTGCCATTACTGCcggtcatcttcttcgaccCCCTTCAGTCCGGCTTTCTCTGCTACCAAGACTCCTTAATAAGGACGAGCGGCAGCCTGGCAGGCCTCTATTATGGGTAATAACTAGTCAGTAATACTGCACACACGTTTCGATTGTTTGTGTGTTAAGGGggatggatggggatgggaatgAAAACGTACTGAGAGCTTCGAGGTAATAGCCACAAGATTGCATGTCACCATTGGTAGCCTCGAGGCACTTGGTGAAGTCTAGAATCAACACATGAGCAATCGCAAATACCGCAGAAAAGACAGGAAGCCTtaacaaaaaaaaagaaaacaagacATACCCTTGGCCTGGATATCACAGCTGGCGCCAAATTGCTGCTGGTTCACAGGAGCCTGCTCGGCAGCAGGTGCAGGCGCAGCCTGgtgtccacttccaccgAAGATCATGTTGGAGATACCGTGTCCGACGACGGAACCGGCGACAGCGCCACCCATGGTAGACGCCGCTTGGGCGAGAAGACCGGGCTGACGTTGTTGCTGGACGTGAGCGGTTTGAGGTGGGGCAGGAGCATGTTGAGCAGGGTAAGCGGCGGTGTGGGCGCCTCGGGTCTGGGAGGCAGAGGAGTGGGAGGGAGCTGAGGGACGGGCAGAAGATCGAGACTGAGGGTGGCGTCAGTTTCTGTGGGGAGTTCTTTTCGCTGCACGGGGGTGTGAGTATGCTTACGGATCGGGGCATGCTGGCTGAGTGTGTTGTTGTGGTGTGGTGTTGGAGGTTATGTAATAGCTCtaggcaaaggagaagagtaaTCGAAAGATGGTAAGGACGGTTGAAAAGACGATGCTTCGATTGGTAGAAGGCACCGGAAGCAACGGACGCAAGCGTGGCGGCAGGCGGGCGCAATAATCCTCGTCGGCGACGGGCGGTCTTCTTCGGATCTctccacctttttttcctccaccATTCGGCCGCCGGCCATAACAAGACATACAGCAAGCATATAACTCGACCCAGACGACCAGTAAACCTGCTAGACCCATGGCCCACcccttcaccctcctcgTCACAGTCGGATCTACCCTTTTCCCGTCCCTCACCTCCCACGTCCTCTTACCGAcgttcctctccctccttcaatCTCTCGGCGTTCAGCGGCTTGTCGTTCAGTACGGACGGGCAGAGCTCAAGCTGCAGGATGATGTCAAACAAACCCTCAACATAGATTCACAAGGCGATGGGATAGGGGTATGGAGCGATAATGATGGTGACAGGGTTAGGGACGAGAAGCAAAACGGGATGGTAGTGGAAGTGATGAGGTTTACGAACGACTTTGAGGGGTTAGTGGGAAAGTCCGATGCGGTGATCAGTCATGCAGGTATGCATCTTTCTCCAGAATTGAATTAAGATGTGAATTTAACTAAAGGTGAATTTCCAAGGTTCTGGATCTATCCTTACCGTGCTTCGTCGAGCACCCCCGATACCTCTACTTGTCGTGCCCAATCGAAGTCTTATGGATGATCACCAGTCAGAGCTGGCTGATGCGCTTTACAAAGATGGTTACGTCATGGTTGCTTCCGTAGAGTAAGTTATACACCTGCTGAATCTTTGCAGTGTAGAGCTGAATGAGGCATCGTGGTAGGGACCTTGAAGAGAAAGTGCAGCCGTTCTTGAAGATATGGCCCAGTCAAGCGAAGTTGTTTCCAGAGACGCGGAAGGAGGTTTTCAGAGAGGTCGTTGACGACCTTATGGGCTATGATTAGTTTTGGGCCTTTATGTATATCTGTATGTCATAAATGTTCAGCTGCCCTTGGTCCGTTGGTTGGTTTAAAGGCGTGCATTATTACAGCTGTGGCTGTGAAGGGGCAATCGCTTTCTTACCAACCCAATGTCTGGTTGGTTCATTATGGAATATCATGGAGTAACAGAGCCAGCGTCACGAATCTCTTAACCATGCAGCCTatccatcttttcttcttgtctaCATCCTTCCTAAAACATCCGTTTACTGCTTGGAAACAGCAATGAACTCAATCTCAACAAGGACATCCTTGGGCAACCTGGCAACCTCAACACAGCTCCTAGCGGGCTTGGTCTCACCAAAGAACTCCGCGTAAATCTTGTTGAACGCGACGAAATCGTTCATGTCCTTGAGGAAACAGGTGGTCTTGAGGACCTGGGCGGGGGTGATGCCAGAGGCGGTGAGGAGACCAGAGATGTTCTTGAAAACTTGGGTCTGGGTAGCGTGCGCAAGGAACGCGAATAAGTTTCGGTTGGATGATATGAGTGTCGTAGACTTACAGCCTGAGCCTCGATACCACCGGGGACAACCTCCATAGACTGGGGGTCAAGGGGGATCGCACCAGAAGAGTAGATGAGCTAATTGCAACGCAGTCCTTATCAGCCCCTTCCCGAGGTCCCGCTGGAGCCGCTATGCCATATGTATCGACTTACACCGTTGTAAGTGACGGCCTGGACGTAAGGACCGATGGCAGCTGGGGCCTCTATAACTTCCCGTCAGCTCATTTACATAAACAGGACCTGGACGCCTAAATAATCGCCCAACCGCGAGCAAGCAAGCAGGGACGCAGGACACTCACTGTCAGTAGCGATAACCTGGTAAGGAGCAGACATCCTGGAAGTAGTGGTGAGAGTATGGGCGAAGGGAGTTTTAAGAAGAGTTGGAGCAAGTCTGAGAGTTCGGGCGAACATATAATGGGAAAAAGAGGTTGGgcaaaggcgaagaagaatgtcCTCGCTCGCTCGCTTGCTGGGGAATCGAACGGAAGGGAGATTGACTCGGCCAACAGGATGATATTTAGCCGAATCTTACGTAACATGATTGGCTGGGCCAATGGGCGGTCCCTTCCGCCTCCACTTTTGGAGTCCAGCAGGATTCGAAATGACTTTCAGACGTCATTGATCGAAGGGTATGTGTGCGTTATCTCCTCGTGCCAGCGACCAGTTCTCCACTCTTCTTGACTACTCTACCCATTACACGAACAGCTGGAACACCCATAAACACAATGAATATGGCTTCACTGGAGACTTGCAAGTGGGTACCGTTTATGCACGGCTGGGAGGGTAGAAGGCTCACCCTTCTGTTGACCCCCCATGTGCAGAGCTCTGATCTTCGATTGCTACGGCGTACgcatttccctttccatATTTTCCCTTCAAATACAAGCTGACAAGGCCACTTTCAGACTCTTATCGTTAGTCTCCTTATCCAATCAAAAACTTACCACCAACTCACTCTTTTGGTCGGTAATGCTAATCCTCTCATTCATGACTATCGTACGCAGGACTGGGAAGTAGGCATGTACCAAAACCTCGACGCCCTCTGGTCTCAGAAGACCTGTCCGGAACCTGATAGGTTGTTTAAAGCCCTAGGAGTGTTGGAGACGAGGATACaggggaaggatgaggagatgaTTTATCCTGATGTGTGCGTCCTGATTCGTTCTTGCTCGAAATGATCGCGTGCCCGACTTGCTTGATCGACTTTGTAAAAGATGAGAGCCACTGACTGGAAATGCTAGGCTGGAGCTTGTGTATAAAGAACTTACTGGACAGTTTCGTCTATGGCATGACCCCGgttcgtcgtcttcctcttttcttttcctgtCCTCCGGGGTCCTAACCCCCTTCCCACCATGCATTGGCACGTACGAATGGCTGACATCACCATACACATGCGCTTTTATCGAACCTTCGTAGAAGCTGGAAAAGCATTCGGAGACTCTGTAGGCTCGTGGCCAGCATTCCCCGACTCTGCGGCTGCTCTCGGTAAACTGAGAGAACTGGGGTTAAAGTTGTTTGTCCTGAGTAATGTGGATAATGAGAGTTTTGCAGTGTGAGTCTTTTACGTCTTGTGTCTTGAGTCTAATTGTCCCTTACCCCCTAATTTccgtccttctttttcattgCTGACGTGAGGAATTGTGGATGGGTATTgtaggacgagaaagaagcTCGAGACGGAAACGAAGTTTGATGGAGTCTACACTGCTGAAGATAGTAAGTTATCTCGTCCATTTTTTTATCAGCCCCCCCACCCTCGGCCTATCTCAACATGCACTCATACTCTACGTACATAGTCGGCTCGTACAAACCTGACCTCCGAAATTTCCGTTACGCCCTCGACCGTCTTGACGAAGATTTCGATATCTCCCCGGACCAAGTGATTGTAGTGGCAAATTCAAAATTCCATGATATCAGTCCGTACGTTGACccttttttatttttatttttatttttatttttatttttcttCTTACCTTATTACAATTTTCACGTCCATGGGCCGCCTTGCGAAATCCAAGCTGATAcctcacttcttctccctcttgtTCGTTCGCGGCTTCGGCGAACATAAACAGAGCACACCGAATGGGTCTCAAAGCAGCATGGATAAACCGCCCAGAAGCGATCATGGGTGTTCAAGGGTTTGAGGATATCAAGCCCGATTGGACGTTTGGGAGTATGAAAGAGTTTGCTGATGCGCTTAAAAGTGCGAAAGAGGAATTTTAAGTTCGTATCCATTGTCTTTTACAACTTAGTGTTTTAATGCCATGTACTTATTTTCCGGACGTGTGATGAATGTGCGAATTTTAGGTTAAACAAAACCTGATCCTTCAACGACGAACCGGCAGCGAGTGTGAATTGGAGGGTAGGGCCACTCATGGTCTTTCGAGGGGGCGCGGAAATCAACCTTCTCAGCGCCTGCTCCATTGACCATGTCCACTTTTTCCCAGTCATTTTCATTTTCTCTTGTTCCATCAGCACCAAAGGGTCACACCACATGAATCATGTAGAAATCTCCTGCATCCCAAGCAAAGCTCCATACACAACTCCTTTACCCTACATACAACCTAGTAGCGTAGAGAAAAAGTGGAGCTTGACCAAGTGTTGTTTTTGGAACATTTACTCAGACTCCTCCTTAACCTCGGCagaggcggcggcggccTTCTTGCCTCGGGGGGCCCTGGGGGGGAGAGACTTGGGGGGGTTGGCGGTTCGTCGCTCGGCACGGAGGAGGGCGGAGGTACGGGCAACGGCAACCTATGGAAAGAAATAGGCGGGTCGTCAGTGCCATtctttcatttctttctttccttcttcctcttctgctcctcGCTTTGCCTTCTCAAATTCCTTGCTCAATCGCCCCATTACCTTCTCCTAAGGTAATCGGTCAAGGACCGGGAAGGAAACAAAGGAAGTTTAGATGTATGGATTTGCCCTGCCAGCACAGAGATCCCCCGACGTGGGAGATGTAGTCGGGAcaaggaaaaaggcagGGACATCCCCTGACGGGGCAATATTGCAAGCCTAATACGCTCGGCCCTTCATGGTCCCCTGAAGAGGAGACGGTTCCGGGGAGTTCTAGTGCAGCTGCGGTTGGTTGTGTATGATATGGGAGAAGAATAGAGGATGGACAGAGTGAGGGCATTGGAAGGGCGAGAGTGTGCGAGGCggagagaagcaagcaAAGGAACAGACAGATGtgaagggagagaaagacTTACAGCTCGGAGGTCGGCTCGGTAACCCTTACCGGCAGTCTCGGCAGCGGCAATCTTGTTGGCTCGTCGAGGGCCGGTAGATCGCTTGAGGGTGACGTGAGATCGGGCAGAGGCAACCTATTATCACCACAATATCCATCATATCAGCC is a window from the Cryptococcus neoformans var. neoformans JEC21 chromosome 2 sequence genome containing:
- a CDS encoding 60s ribosomal protein, putative, producing the protein MSSDLTWLLVRNWNSFQVKGGHGPVFSREKGNLLNKSAHKYSGLANSKVVSIHPSAAGGITITKIKADAKPNQVASARSHVTLKRSTGPRRANKIAAAETAGKGYRADLRAVAVARTSALLRAERRTANPPKSLPPRAPRGKKAAAASAEVKEESE